A single region of the Chryseobacterium culicis genome encodes:
- a CDS encoding sigma-54-dependent transcriptional regulator, with product MQKILIVEDEKAISGVLHSILSDELTDYEFVIAEDGLEGYKQVEKEDFALVISDIKMPKLSGTELLKQSLALKPETTFIMISGHADIDSAVSCLKEGAYDFISKPIDINRLITSVKNALVKETLKKENKNLQTENKTLKKKVSKKYQMIGTSAALQKIQDMIEKVAVSDARVLITGPNGAGKELVAHAIHNQSERARGPMVEVNCAAIPSELIESELFGHVKGSFTGAIKDKQGKFEQANNGTIFLDEIGDMSLIAQAKVLRALQESKVSPVGSDKEIKVDVRVIAATNKNMQKEIEEGKFREDLYHRLSVIEIYVPPLDERKEDIKLLVEHFSGMIADEHGTSAKKFDDKAIDALKALSWTGNIRELRNVVERLIILGGNTVSEGDVASFVRK from the coding sequence ATGCAAAAAATCCTTATAGTAGAAGACGAAAAAGCAATCTCGGGAGTACTTCACAGTATTCTTTCGGATGAACTAACCGATTATGAATTTGTTATCGCCGAAGACGGCCTTGAAGGTTACAAACAGGTAGAAAAAGAAGATTTCGCTTTGGTGATTTCTGATATCAAGATGCCTAAACTTTCAGGAACCGAACTGTTGAAGCAAAGTCTTGCATTAAAACCAGAAACTACTTTTATCATGATTTCAGGCCACGCAGATATTGATTCTGCTGTTTCCTGTTTGAAAGAGGGTGCATACGATTTTATTTCCAAACCAATTGATATCAACAGACTTATTACAAGTGTGAAAAATGCATTGGTTAAAGAAACTCTGAAGAAAGAAAACAAAAATCTTCAGACTGAAAATAAAACCTTAAAGAAAAAAGTAAGTAAAAAATACCAGATGATTGGTACGTCTGCTGCTCTCCAAAAGATTCAGGATATGATCGAAAAAGTAGCAGTTTCTGACGCCAGAGTTCTAATCACCGGGCCTAACGGTGCCGGAAAAGAATTGGTAGCCCATGCAATTCATAATCAAAGTGAGCGTGCAAGAGGTCCTATGGTAGAGGTAAACTGTGCGGCTATTCCATCTGAACTTATTGAGTCTGAGCTTTTCGGACACGTAAAAGGATCTTTTACAGGTGCTATTAAAGATAAGCAGGGAAAATTTGAACAGGCTAACAACGGTACGATCTTCCTTGACGAGATTGGTGACATGAGTCTTATCGCTCAGGCTAAGGTATTGAGAGCCCTTCAGGAAAGCAAAGTTTCTCCTGTGGGAAGTGATAAAGAAATCAAAGTTGACGTAAGAGTAATTGCGGCAACCAATAAGAATATGCAGAAAGAAATTGAGGAAGGAAAATTCAGAGAAGACCTTTACCACAGACTTTCTGTAATTGAAATTTATGTTCCACCTTTGGATGAAAGAAAAGAGGATATCAAATTGCTGGTTGAACATTTTTCAGGGATGATTGCTGATGAGCATGGTACTTCTGCGAAAAAATTTGACGATAAAGCTATTGATGCTTTAAAAGCTCTTTCATGGACTGGAAATATCAGGGAATTAAGGAATGTTGTGGAAAGATTGATTATTCTTGGTGGAAACACTGTTTCTGAAGGTGACGTTGCAAGTTTTGTAAGGAAATAA
- a CDS encoding YggS family pyridoxal phosphate-dependent enzyme gives MSIKENYNAIKDQLPSGVQLVAVSKTHPASAVQEVYDLGQKVFGENKVQELMEKAPLLPQDIQWHLIGHLQTNKVKYIAPFIDTIQSVDSEKLLTEINKEAEKNSRVIKVLLQVKIAAEESKFGLEISEAKNAYQQYMEGKFPNVEITGLMGMATFTDDEQQVRNEFLTLKSLFDELNQLKTVNTLSMGMSDDFPIAIECGANSVRVGSAIFGKRDYSK, from the coding sequence ATGAGTATTAAAGAAAATTACAACGCTATAAAAGATCAGCTGCCATCCGGTGTTCAACTGGTTGCTGTTTCGAAAACACATCCGGCTTCTGCAGTTCAGGAAGTGTATGATCTCGGACAAAAAGTTTTTGGAGAGAATAAAGTACAGGAACTGATGGAGAAAGCCCCGCTTCTTCCTCAGGATATCCAATGGCACCTGATTGGTCATTTACAGACCAATAAAGTAAAATATATAGCTCCTTTCATAGATACCATACAAAGTGTGGATTCTGAAAAACTATTGACAGAAATCAACAAAGAAGCAGAAAAGAACAGCAGAGTTATTAAAGTTCTTTTACAGGTAAAAATTGCCGCAGAAGAAAGTAAATTCGGACTTGAAATTTCTGAGGCTAAAAATGCTTACCAGCAATATATGGAAGGTAAGTTTCCCAATGTTGAAATTACTGGCTTAATGGGAATGGCAACATTCACAGATGATGAGCAGCAGGTAAGAAATGAATTTTTAACCTTAAAGAGTCTTTTTGACGAATTAAATCAATTAAAAACTGTAAACACCTTATCAATGGGAATGAGCGATGATTTCCCTATAGCGATCGAGTGTGGGGCTAACTCTGTGAGGGTTGGATCTGCGATTTTTGGGAAAAGAGACTACTCAAAATAG
- a CDS encoding polysaccharide deacetylase family protein yields MRKIFAGKSKNATFLGMFALMSATSALLYSCNFKNEVNNDPVVSSQEHPSAEIVPNMDDESVDPDKRVIYLTFDDGPNQGTENLLKILDKRNVCATAFLVGKHAYGSKKQKDDLLLLKQNPLVELANHSFSHAHNKYTDFYKNAESVVHDFDIAKDSLKLTDKIARTPGRNIWRLNNINVTDIKSSTAAADGLKKAGYKVIGWDLEWRPSQKMTLKGSHEAMIKKVDSIFLNDLEKTSRHLVFLTHDQYLRDADSINELDLFIEKLQRSNKFVFRKISQYPKINEVLN; encoded by the coding sequence ATGAGAAAAATTTTTGCGGGAAAGTCAAAAAATGCGACTTTTCTAGGGATGTTTGCATTGATGAGTGCAACTTCGGCTTTACTGTATAGCTGTAATTTTAAAAATGAAGTGAATAACGACCCCGTCGTCAGTTCACAGGAACATCCTTCCGCAGAAATAGTCCCCAATATGGACGATGAAAGTGTAGACCCGGATAAAAGAGTGATCTACCTTACCTTTGATGACGGCCCCAATCAGGGAACCGAAAATCTTTTAAAAATCCTGGACAAAAGAAATGTTTGTGCAACCGCCTTTCTGGTAGGAAAACATGCCTATGGAAGCAAAAAGCAGAAAGATGATCTGCTGCTGCTGAAGCAAAATCCTCTTGTAGAACTTGCCAACCATAGCTTTAGTCATGCCCATAACAAATACACAGATTTTTATAAAAATGCTGAATCAGTAGTTCATGATTTTGACATCGCAAAAGACAGTCTGAAGCTTACTGATAAAATAGCAAGAACTCCCGGAAGAAATATCTGGAGACTCAACAATATTAACGTAACTGATATCAAAAGTTCTACTGCAGCTGCAGATGGCCTTAAGAAAGCAGGTTATAAAGTCATCGGATGGGATCTCGAATGGAGACCTTCCCAGAAAATGACTTTGAAAGGAAGCCATGAAGCCATGATCAAGAAAGTGGACAGTATTTTCTTAAACGACCTTGAGAAAACTTCCAGACACCTTGTTTTCCTTACCCATGACCAATACCTGAGAGATGCAGACTCCATCAACGAGCTGGATCTGTTTATTGAAAAACTACAGAGAAGCAACAAGTTTGTTTTCAGAAAAATTTCTCAGTATCCTAAGATTAATGAGGTTTTGAATTAA
- a CDS encoding heavy metal translocating P-type ATPase — MDQQYKILGMTCSGCQKKISNQLNSVDGVTADVNLETNTATITSEHGVKLSALNDALAEIGKYRLEDPNHPETTFVKPQDRVSPSSVYYCPMECEGDKVYFKQGERCPVCKMYLVPIEEKLAKDPNHKPTYSSTLLPENFKDSIGKHYCPMFCEGDKVYDEKGDCPVCHMHLEPITEELVQKAGSHQHHSHSHSHHHDHSHSHNHEAPKVTDEMAGRYYCPMYCEGDKTYDSNVGCPVCGMDLVKYPEKKTAKYTCPMHPEIIRDEPGDCPICGMDLVRMPDSSEDEEDETYTLLKRKFITSLAFTIPVFILSMGGMFINFPFSHQVQGFIELALTLPVMFYSGWFLLKRGWVSFKTWNLNMFSLIALGVAAAFIFSIVALIFPDIIPHEIRGHNHEIPLYFEAVCVILTLVILGQLMEAAAHKKTGNAIKELMNLSPDEANLIVNGEEKKVLLSQVKIGDLLKVKPGEKIPVDGKIIEGNSIVDESMITGEPIPVEKNVDDKVSSGTINGNQVFIMKAEKVGDETLLSQIIKMVNEASRSKAPIQKLTDKVSKVFVPVVILIAALTFILWQFFGPEGKRSLFAFVNAVAVLIVACPCALGLATPMSLMVGIGKGAKNGILIKNAEALEQMNKVNVLITDKTGTLTEGKPSVEHIETVNGDQHQILQLAFSLNQNSEHPLSNAVIKRAKEENLTAEKVDQFENISGKGVKGKINNKTAYLGNESLLTSHQITIPENVKRKAVEVQSKAHTISYIAQDQQVLGFISFTDKIKESSKKAVKQLMSEGIDVIMMTGDNEHTAKAVADELGIKHFKANCLPEDKLNEVKKLQQQGKIVAMTGDGINDSPALAQSDVGIAMGTGTDVAIESAEITLLKGDILGVAKAKLLSEKLLKNIKENLFFAFIYNVLGVPVAAGLLYPFFGILLSPMIAAAAMSFSSLSVILNSLRLNSVDLDIK; from the coding sequence ATGGACCAACAGTATAAAATACTCGGAATGACCTGTTCCGGCTGCCAGAAAAAAATTTCAAATCAACTGAACAGTGTTGATGGGGTTACCGCCGATGTAAATCTGGAAACCAATACCGCAACAATCACTTCTGAGCATGGAGTAAAACTTTCAGCTTTAAATGATGCTTTGGCAGAAATAGGAAAATACAGACTTGAAGATCCCAATCATCCTGAAACCACCTTTGTAAAACCTCAGGATCGCGTATCTCCGTCTTCAGTATACTATTGTCCAATGGAGTGCGAAGGAGATAAAGTATATTTCAAACAGGGCGAAAGATGTCCTGTCTGCAAAATGTATCTGGTTCCTATTGAAGAAAAACTGGCTAAAGACCCTAATCACAAACCGACCTATTCCTCAACCCTTCTTCCGGAAAACTTTAAAGACAGTATCGGAAAACACTATTGTCCGATGTTTTGTGAAGGAGATAAAGTGTACGATGAAAAAGGAGATTGCCCGGTTTGCCACATGCATTTAGAACCTATCACGGAAGAGCTTGTACAAAAAGCGGGTTCGCATCAACATCATTCTCATTCCCACTCTCATCATCATGATCATAGCCATAGTCACAATCATGAAGCTCCTAAAGTAACTGATGAAATGGCAGGCAGATATTACTGTCCGATGTATTGTGAAGGTGATAAAACCTACGATTCCAATGTAGGATGCCCTGTTTGCGGAATGGATCTTGTAAAGTATCCCGAAAAGAAAACCGCAAAATACACCTGCCCTATGCACCCGGAAATCATCCGTGATGAACCCGGAGACTGCCCGATCTGCGGGATGGATCTCGTAAGAATGCCAGACAGTAGTGAAGATGAAGAAGATGAAACTTATACTCTATTAAAAAGGAAATTCATTACTTCATTAGCATTTACCATTCCCGTTTTCATTCTTTCCATGGGTGGAATGTTTATCAATTTCCCTTTTTCCCATCAGGTTCAGGGATTTATTGAACTTGCTTTAACGCTTCCGGTGATGTTTTATTCAGGCTGGTTTCTGTTAAAAAGAGGTTGGGTTTCTTTTAAAACCTGGAATCTTAACATGTTCAGTCTTATCGCTCTGGGCGTAGCTGCAGCATTTATTTTCAGTATTGTAGCATTAATTTTCCCGGATATCATTCCGCATGAAATTCGTGGCCATAATCATGAAATTCCTTTATATTTTGAAGCGGTCTGTGTGATTTTAACCCTTGTTATTTTAGGGCAATTGATGGAGGCTGCAGCTCATAAAAAAACGGGAAATGCCATCAAAGAATTGATGAATCTTTCTCCCGATGAAGCCAATCTCATCGTAAATGGTGAAGAAAAGAAAGTTCTGCTTTCTCAGGTAAAAATAGGAGATTTATTAAAAGTAAAACCTGGTGAAAAAATTCCGGTAGACGGAAAAATCATTGAAGGTAATTCTATTGTTGACGAAAGCATGATTACGGGAGAACCTATTCCTGTTGAAAAAAATGTAGATGATAAAGTGTCTTCCGGAACCATAAACGGTAATCAGGTATTCATTATGAAGGCAGAAAAAGTAGGTGATGAAACCCTGCTTTCACAAATCATTAAAATGGTCAATGAAGCGAGCCGCAGCAAAGCTCCAATCCAGAAGCTTACCGACAAAGTTTCAAAAGTTTTTGTTCCTGTGGTCATCCTTATCGCTGCCCTTACTTTTATTCTGTGGCAGTTTTTCGGTCCGGAAGGAAAAAGAAGTTTATTTGCCTTTGTGAATGCTGTGGCAGTTTTAATTGTAGCATGTCCCTGTGCACTTGGGCTTGCAACTCCCATGTCTTTAATGGTAGGAATCGGAAAAGGAGCTAAAAACGGAATCCTGATCAAGAATGCAGAAGCTCTTGAACAAATGAATAAAGTGAATGTCCTGATCACTGATAAAACAGGAACCTTAACGGAAGGAAAACCATCAGTAGAACACATTGAAACAGTAAACGGTGATCAGCATCAGATTTTACAACTTGCTTTTTCTTTGAATCAGAATTCTGAACATCCACTTTCCAATGCCGTTATAAAAAGAGCAAAGGAAGAGAATCTTACTGCTGAAAAGGTAGATCAGTTTGAAAATATTTCCGGAAAAGGAGTAAAAGGAAAAATCAATAATAAGACTGCTTACTTAGGAAATGAAAGCCTGTTGACCTCCCATCAGATTACAATTCCCGAAAACGTAAAACGAAAAGCTGTCGAAGTACAGTCAAAGGCACATACAATTTCTTACATCGCACAGGATCAGCAGGTGCTTGGATTCATAAGCTTTACAGACAAAATCAAAGAAAGCTCTAAAAAAGCAGTGAAACAGCTGATGAGTGAAGGAATAGACGTCATCATGATGACAGGAGACAATGAGCATACTGCAAAAGCTGTTGCAGATGAATTAGGAATTAAGCATTTCAAAGCCAACTGCCTTCCTGAAGATAAACTCAACGAGGTAAAAAAACTACAACAACAAGGTAAAATTGTAGCCATGACCGGAGATGGCATCAATGACTCTCCTGCCCTTGCCCAATCCGATGTGGGAATTGCTATGGGAACAGGAACAGATGTTGCCATTGAAAGTGCTGAGATTACTTTACTAAAAGGAGACATCTTAGGGGTGGCAAAAGCGAAATTGTTAAGTGAAAAGCTTCTCAAAAACATTAAAGAAAACCTATTCTTTGCGTTCATTTATAATGTTTTGGGAGTTCCGGTTGCGGCAGGATTATTGTATCCATTCTTTGGAATTCTTTTATCACCAATGATTGCAGCTGCTGCAATGAGCTTCAGTTCCTTGTCTGTGATACTGAATTCATTAAGGCTCAACTCAGTGGATCTGGATATAAAATAA
- a CDS encoding helix-turn-helix domain-containing protein produces MKIFIKNMVCNRCIAAVENIFRNAEVKTTAVLLGEAETESEISPEKMQIIEKELLDTGFERIMDSAHQIVEKIKNLIIAKISDLDIAEDFLLSEFLSSKLHKDYSSLSKTFSQNENITLEQFFILQKIEKVKELLLYNEFNLTEIAGKLGYKSVQHLSTQFRNVTGFTPTEFKKLKEHHRKALDNL; encoded by the coding sequence ATGAAGATATTCATAAAAAATATGGTCTGCAACAGATGCATTGCGGCGGTGGAAAACATTTTCCGCAATGCAGAGGTAAAAACAACTGCCGTTTTATTAGGTGAAGCAGAAACAGAATCTGAAATTTCTCCTGAAAAAATGCAGATCATAGAAAAAGAACTGCTTGATACGGGGTTTGAAAGAATCATGGATTCCGCACATCAGATTGTTGAAAAAATCAAAAACCTGATTATTGCAAAAATCAGTGACCTTGATATTGCTGAAGACTTTCTGCTTTCGGAATTTTTAAGCTCAAAACTCCATAAAGACTACAGTTCTCTTTCAAAAACGTTTTCACAAAACGAAAATATCACCTTAGAGCAGTTCTTCATCCTTCAGAAAATTGAAAAGGTAAAAGAACTTCTTCTATATAATGAATTCAACCTTACCGAAATTGCGGGAAAACTTGGTTATAAAAGTGTTCAGCATCTTTCTACCCAATTCCGTAATGTAACAGGATTCACTCCCACAGAGTTTAAAAAACTTAAAGAACACCATCGCAAAGCGCTTGACAATCTTTAA
- a CDS encoding acyl-CoA thioesterase: MNYHTRKWVKPEDLNPNHSLFGGRLLQWIDEEAALYAIIQLENTKVVTKFISEINFVSSAKQGDIIEIGIEATHFGSSSITLRCDVRNKMTHQTIITVERIVMVNLDADGNPAPHGKTQIEFVKDRLNSGL, from the coding sequence ATGAACTACCATACCAGAAAATGGGTAAAACCCGAAGACTTAAATCCCAACCATTCGCTTTTCGGAGGAAGACTCCTTCAATGGATTGATGAAGAAGCTGCCCTTTACGCTATTATCCAATTGGAAAATACAAAAGTAGTAACGAAATTCATCTCTGAAATCAACTTTGTAAGTTCAGCCAAACAGGGAGACATCATAGAAATAGGAATTGAAGCTACCCATTTCGGATCTTCTTCTATTACTTTAAGATGTGATGTAAGAAACAAAATGACTCATCAAACGATTATTACTGTAGAAAGAATTGTCATGGTAAACCTTGACGCAGATGGCAATCCCGCTCCTCACGGCAAAACCCAGATTGAATTCGTAAAAGACAGATTAAACAGCGGTCTATGA
- a CDS encoding DUF6157 family protein, with the protein MKQYTTNYTNTFIEIAEDCPVSMAQIPPEKKVKTLANLQYEALIQHPYQYSSDDIIFGCHAIKNDISDNEMQEEREKFFSKGQPCLRCSPLAKKYGFGFHHHSEGKVALIPVENKEYQILLNDASITKAKAMRSKRK; encoded by the coding sequence ATGAAACAATATACAACCAATTACACCAATACTTTTATTGAAATTGCTGAAGACTGCCCGGTTTCCATGGCACAGATTCCTCCTGAAAAAAAAGTAAAAACGCTCGCCAACCTTCAATATGAAGCGCTCATACAACACCCTTATCAATATTCTTCAGACGATATTATTTTTGGATGTCATGCTATTAAAAATGATATTTCAGATAACGAGATGCAAGAAGAAAGAGAAAAATTCTTTTCCAAAGGACAGCCATGCCTCCGCTGTTCTCCTTTAGCCAAAAAATATGGATTTGGGTTCCATCATCACTCTGAGGGAAAAGTCGCTCTCATTCCTGTAGAAAACAAAGAATATCAGATATTACTGAATGATGCTTCTATAACTAAAGCCAAAGCGATGCGTTCCAAAAGAAAATGA
- a CDS encoding RNA recognition motif domain-containing protein yields the protein MNIFVSNINYATKEYELHDLFAEFGDVSSAKIVTDRETGRSRGFGFVEMGDEEGQQAIEALNQKEFNGKTLNVSEAKPREEKPRRSFDNNRGGGYGNNNNRGGGYGGNNNRGGGGGNRW from the coding sequence ATGAACATTTTTGTTTCAAACATCAATTACGCAACTAAAGAGTATGAGTTGCACGATCTATTCGCAGAATTTGGAGATGTATCATCAGCTAAAATCGTTACAGACAGAGAAACTGGTCGTTCCAGAGGTTTCGGTTTCGTAGAGATGGGTGATGAAGAAGGACAGCAAGCTATTGAAGCTCTTAACCAAAAAGAATTCAACGGAAAAACTTTAAACGTATCTGAAGCTAAGCCAAGAGAGGAGAAGCCAAGAAGAAGCTTCGACAACAACAGAGGTGGAGGTTATGGTAATAACAACAACAGAGGCGGAGGCTATGGTGGTAACAACAACCGTGGCGGAGGCGGCGGAAATCGTTGGTAA
- a CDS encoding PQQ-binding-like beta-propeller repeat protein has protein sequence MKKHLLALMMGLGGVLINAQSIYAGQTIRQDRKYWADNNEYYLIFQNDGNLVFYNRSGAPAWESKTTNRGAKAIFQEDGNLVVYTRGNGVAFSSNTDGKGANKLSVQDDGNLVIYNGSTPLWASQGGVKNNNGWGNGDRYGSRDYVSTGYRFRKDAKLYSSDGRYYLVFQDDGNLVLASRNGNVIWATATDNRGSKAEFQGDGNLVVYDSYNRPVWSSNTNNRGAVKLTVQNDGNLVIYGRNSPVWSSGTNR, from the coding sequence ATGAAAAAACATTTATTAGCATTAATGATGGGGCTTGGTGGAGTATTAATCAATGCACAAAGCATTTATGCAGGACAGACTATCAGACAGGACAGAAAGTACTGGGCGGATAACAATGAGTACTATCTGATTTTTCAGAATGATGGAAATCTTGTATTTTATAATAGATCCGGCGCTCCTGCATGGGAGTCAAAAACTACTAATAGAGGGGCAAAAGCAATTTTTCAGGAAGATGGTAATCTGGTAGTGTATACAAGAGGCAATGGAGTTGCTTTCAGTTCAAATACTGATGGTAAAGGAGCTAATAAGTTATCCGTTCAGGATGATGGTAATCTTGTTATTTATAATGGATCCACTCCTTTATGGGCCTCACAGGGAGGTGTTAAAAATAATAATGGCTGGGGCAATGGCGACCGTTATGGAAGCAGAGATTATGTATCCACCGGATATAGATTTCGTAAAGATGCCAAATTATATTCTTCAGATGGACGTTACTATTTGGTTTTCCAGGATGATGGTAATCTTGTTTTAGCGAGTAGAAATGGAAATGTTATCTGGGCTACAGCTACTGATAACAGAGGAAGTAAAGCGGAATTCCAAGGTGATGGAAACCTGGTAGTATATGATTCTTATAACAGACCGGTATGGAGCTCAAACACAAACAACAGAGGAGCTGTAAAACTAACAGTACAAAATGACGGAAACCTGGTGATTTACGGAAGAAATTCCCCAGTATGGAGTTCAGGTACCAATAGATAA
- a CDS encoding DUF4153 domain-containing protein translates to MKTKFQETISRANEVIFRYPMILAMALLASIGAIYLVETERSEITSYIKFTICACLGISLMFALKMLSQRIGKEIILNALGIIFLIGFYFILPDKKNRFTEVYAYIIAVTALLSHLLVSFVPFLEKDKELRFWQYNKNLFINTFLTAVFTGVLTGGVELAILAVDKLFDFNFHDRIYRDTFFVLAIFGSSFIFLLFNDKGLNNLEKDGTYPVVLKFFTQFILIPLLLIYVTILYFYSIKILINWQLPRGWVSYLVLAYSTVGILALLLVHPLKEENAKSWVRIFSKAFYYTIAPLIVLLFTAIFTRILEYGYTEPRYFVLLLALWLLSIVIYFISSKKATIKFIPVSLFLFGAFALIFPYLNAFSVAKRSQKAELMDILNKHQLISAGKINFQKKVTDTVRNEIADKFEFLAERKQVEFLSTLLNEKDQAELSDNINDGTFYSINYSIQNKFSDVNITVDKRPYEMNRLVLVPEKQVVEIGNYQYLISFHRYGSDPQKLNDDQFELVDQLTENSSLKLKLNSKEEIDFGPQIIRLFEENKNKNGNVKVPEIAMESDLDKYHVKLIFSEITREKYADDDKASMYYENVYILIKLK, encoded by the coding sequence ATGAAAACAAAATTCCAGGAAACCATAAGCCGGGCCAATGAAGTCATTTTCCGATATCCCATGATTTTGGCAATGGCTTTATTAGCTTCTATTGGCGCCATATACCTTGTTGAAACAGAGCGCAGTGAAATTACTTCTTATATAAAATTTACTATTTGCGCCTGTCTGGGGATTTCCCTAATGTTTGCCTTAAAAATGCTATCCCAAAGGATAGGAAAAGAAATCATTCTGAATGCACTTGGCATCATTTTTCTGATAGGTTTTTATTTTATTCTGCCTGATAAAAAGAACCGTTTTACAGAAGTCTACGCTTACATCATTGCTGTTACCGCTCTCCTCTCCCATTTACTGGTATCTTTTGTTCCGTTTCTGGAAAAAGACAAGGAGCTCAGATTCTGGCAGTACAATAAAAATCTTTTTATCAATACCTTTCTAACCGCTGTATTTACAGGAGTTTTAACGGGCGGAGTTGAATTAGCCATTTTAGCGGTTGACAAACTTTTTGATTTTAACTTCCATGACAGAATTTATAGGGATACATTCTTTGTGCTTGCTATTTTTGGAAGCAGTTTTATTTTCCTTTTATTTAATGATAAAGGCTTAAATAACCTTGAAAAAGATGGCACCTATCCTGTTGTTTTAAAGTTTTTCACTCAGTTTATTTTAATTCCATTACTCCTTATATATGTAACTATTCTTTATTTCTATTCTATTAAAATATTAATCAACTGGCAGCTTCCCAGAGGTTGGGTTTCTTACCTTGTTCTAGCATATAGTACCGTTGGGATTCTGGCACTGCTCCTGGTTCATCCGTTGAAAGAAGAAAACGCAAAATCCTGGGTTAGGATATTTTCAAAAGCATTTTATTATACGATTGCCCCTTTGATTGTATTGCTTTTCACTGCTATTTTCACCAGAATTTTAGAATATGGTTACACAGAGCCCAGGTATTTCGTTCTCCTGCTTGCCCTATGGCTCTTAAGCATTGTCATTTACTTTATTTCCAGCAAAAAGGCTACGATAAAGTTTATTCCGGTCAGCTTATTTTTATTTGGAGCTTTTGCATTGATTTTCCCTTACCTGAATGCTTTTAGTGTCGCTAAAAGAAGTCAGAAAGCAGAATTAATGGATATCTTAAACAAGCATCAGCTGATTAGTGCGGGCAAGATTAATTTTCAGAAAAAAGTTACAGACACAGTCCGTAATGAAATTGCTGATAAATTTGAATTTCTGGCTGAAAGAAAGCAAGTTGAATTTTTATCCACTCTACTGAACGAAAAAGACCAGGCTGAATTATCGGATAACATTAACGATGGTACATTTTACAGTATAAATTATAGCATCCAGAACAAATTTTCAGATGTAAATATTACGGTAGATAAAAGGCCTTATGAAATGAACAGGCTGGTTCTTGTTCCTGAAAAACAGGTGGTAGAAATCGGAAATTATCAATATTTAATTTCCTTCCACCGTTATGGCAGCGATCCCCAAAAACTGAATGATGACCAGTTTGAACTGGTAGATCAACTGACCGAAAATTCCTCATTAAAATTGAAATTAAATTCAAAAGAAGAAATAGATTTTGGACCACAGATCATTCGACTGTTTGAGGAAAATAAAAACAAAAACGGAAATGTAAAAGTTCCTGAGATCGCTATGGAATCTGATTTAGACAAGTATCATGTCAAACTGATTTTCAGTGAAATAACAAGAGAAAAATACGCTGATGATGACAAAGCCAGCATGTATTACGAAAACGTTTATATACTGATAAAGTTGAAATAA
- a CDS encoding BlaI/MecI/CopY family transcriptional regulator — MKINHLTAAEENFMKLFWRMESFYLKDVMEQHPEPKPHQNTVSTYLKILVEKGYLSTVKEGRIFKYSVLVPLEEYKKFLLKELSHNFFNNSGKEILELLLSEKLISQEDMKGYFDLKIEIKPAKIEEPKFEFAEEILSPKKEKKTKAKEKEKDKDKKKKKKKD, encoded by the coding sequence ATGAAAATAAATCATCTTACTGCCGCAGAAGAAAACTTTATGAAGCTGTTTTGGAGAATGGAATCTTTCTATCTGAAGGACGTTATGGAGCAGCATCCGGAACCGAAACCACACCAGAACACGGTTTCCACTTATTTGAAAATATTAGTTGAAAAGGGTTATCTCTCCACTGTAAAAGAAGGAAGAATCTTCAAATACAGCGTACTTGTTCCTTTGGAAGAGTATAAAAAATTTCTATTGAAAGAGCTTTCACATAACTTTTTTAATAATTCAGGGAAGGAAATTCTGGAACTTTTATTAAGTGAAAAATTAATCTCCCAGGAAGATATGAAAGGATATTTTGATCTTAAAATCGAAATAAAACCTGCAAAAATTGAAGAACCAAAGTTTGAATTTGCTGAAGAAATTTTAAGTCCGAAAAAAGAGAAGAAAACCAAAGCAAAGGAAAAAGAAAAGGATAAAGACAAAAAGAAGAAAAAGAAGAAAGATTAA